Proteins encoded by one window of Pseudomonas sp. PSKL.D1:
- the garD gene encoding galactarate dehydratase has product MQLIEHSESPRYVRLHEDDNVVVVVNDGGLGEGARFADGLTLVEGVPQSHKVATVLIAKGEPVRRYGQIIGYALEDLRQGSWVQESQLAMPSAPELDSLPRCDAVPDALPPLEGFTFEGYRNADGTVGTRNILGITTTVQCVTGVLDFAVKRIRAELLPKYPNVDDVVAITHSYGCGVAINARDAYIPIRTVRNLARNPNLGGEALVISLGCEKLQAGQVMHDNDPSVDLSEPWLYRLQDASLGFVEMIEQIMELAETRLKKLDQRRRETVPASELILGMQCGGSDAFSGITANPALGYAADLLVRAGATVLFSEVTEVRDAIYMLTSRAENQDVAEALVREMDWYDRYLQQGAADRSANTTPGNKKGGLSNIVEKSLGSIVKSGSGAIQGVLGPGERVTRKGLIFCATPASDFVCGTLQLAAGMNLHVFTTGRGTPYGLAMAPVVKVCTRTELAQRWPDLIDIDAGRIASGRSSIEELGWELFHYYLDVASGRKQTWAEQHKLHNDITLFNPAPIT; this is encoded by the coding sequence ATGCAGTTGATCGAACATTCCGAATCGCCCCGCTACGTGCGCCTGCACGAAGACGACAACGTGGTGGTGGTGGTCAATGACGGCGGCCTGGGCGAAGGCGCCCGCTTCGCCGACGGCCTGACCCTGGTTGAAGGGGTGCCGCAAAGCCACAAGGTTGCCACCGTGCTCATCGCCAAGGGCGAGCCGGTGCGCCGTTACGGGCAGATCATCGGTTACGCACTGGAAGACCTGCGCCAGGGCAGCTGGGTGCAGGAAAGCCAGCTGGCCATGCCGTCCGCCCCGGAACTGGACAGCCTGCCGCGTTGCGATGCAGTGCCCGACGCCCTGCCGCCACTGGAAGGCTTCACCTTCGAAGGCTACCGCAACGCCGACGGCACCGTCGGTACCCGCAACATCCTCGGCATCACCACCACTGTGCAGTGCGTGACCGGCGTGCTGGACTTTGCCGTAAAACGCATCCGCGCCGAACTGCTGCCCAAATACCCCAACGTCGATGACGTGGTGGCCATTACCCACAGCTACGGCTGCGGCGTAGCCATCAACGCCCGCGACGCGTACATCCCCATCCGTACCGTGCGCAACCTGGCACGCAACCCCAACCTGGGTGGCGAAGCGCTGGTCATCAGCCTGGGCTGCGAAAAGCTGCAGGCCGGCCAGGTGATGCACGACAACGACCCCTCGGTGGACCTCAGCGAACCTTGGCTGTACCGCCTGCAGGACGCCAGCCTTGGCTTTGTGGAAATGATCGAGCAGATCATGGAGCTGGCAGAAACCCGCCTGAAAAAACTCGACCAGCGCCGCCGTGAAACCGTGCCGGCCAGCGAGCTGATTCTGGGCATGCAGTGCGGTGGCAGCGACGCCTTCTCGGGCATCACCGCCAACCCGGCACTGGGCTACGCGGCCGACCTGCTGGTGCGTGCCGGTGCCACCGTGCTGTTCTCGGAAGTGACCGAAGTGCGCGACGCCATCTACATGCTCACTTCCCGGGCCGAAAACCAGGATGTTGCCGAAGCCCTGGTGCGCGAGATGGACTGGTACGACCGCTACCTGCAACAGGGCGCGGCCGACCGCAGTGCCAACACCACGCCGGGCAACAAGAAAGGCGGCCTGTCGAACATTGTCGAGAAGTCGCTGGGTTCGATCGTCAAGTCGGGCAGCGGCGCCATCCAGGGCGTACTTGGCCCTGGCGAGCGGGTGACCCGCAAAGGCCTGATTTTCTGCGCCACCCCGGCCAGTGACTTTGTCTGCGGCACGCTGCAGCTGGCTGCCGGCATGAACCTGCATGTGTTCACCACTGGCCGCGGCACGCCATACGGCCTGGCCATGGCGCCGGTGGTGAAAGTGTGCACCCGTACCGAACTGGCCCAGCGCTGGCCCGACCTGATCGACATCGACGCCGGGCGCATCGCCAGCGGCCGCTCCAGCATCGAAGAGCTAGGCTGGGAGCTGTTCCACTATTACCTGGACGTGGCCAGTGGCCGCAAGCAGACCTGGGCCGAGCAGCACAAGCTGCACAATGACATCACCCTGTTCAACCCGGC